In Rhinolophus sinicus isolate RSC01 linkage group LG17, ASM3656204v1, whole genome shotgun sequence, one DNA window encodes the following:
- the RPS6KC1 gene encoding ribosomal protein S6 kinase delta-1 isoform X3, whose product MDTRTEQTFILKGLRKSSEYSGNRKTIIPRRVPNMVCLHKYIVSEESVFLVLQHVEGGKLWSYISKFLNRSPEESFDIEEMKKSSLTKVHLQQPSSSPQDSSSFESRGSDGGTVLKVQPVKTSLTLSSQDDSNQDDDGQDTSPKWPDSGSSSEEECTTSYLTLCNEYGQEKIEPGSLNEEPFLKTEGNDVTAKAIESIPAHLAADSDSPSAQLFAHELKFFPANNDLEAVSSPRTSDSLSRSKNSPLEFFRIDSRDSTSEILGLDFGGKMYSLKSEPLKPFFTLSDGDSTSRGFNICESKVIAQDTISGGSDDSVPVISFKDAAFDDVSGTDEGRPDLLVNLPGELEPTKDGAAMGPTKFTQTNVGIIESKLLEAPDVLCLRLSTDQCQTLEEKGSEELSDPSRLQPHIVTEKHYVQGGVGMLFAAAVDRSSAGHMSLLHSSDPNFQGLGAVESAITANNAEENLFPISDPLSGANECNANTDTLITEEVLLFAEPADDLVEEEPTLFQRTSVTKGASALALGDDQEIHQIFEDLDKKLALNSRFHIPEGCIQRWAAEMVVALDALHREGIVCRDLNPNNILLNDRGHIQLTYFSRWSEVEDSCDSDAIERMYCAPEVGAITEETEACDWWSLGAVLFELLTGKTLVECHPAGINTHTTLNMPECVSEEARSLIQQLLQFNPLERLGAGVAGVEDIKSHPFFTPVDWAELTR is encoded by the exons GTGGCAAACTCTGGTCATATATCAGTAAATTTCTAAACAGAAGTCCTGAAGAAAGCTTTGAcattgaggaaatgaaaaaatctTCACTTACTAAAGTCCACCTACAACAGCCAAGTTCTAGTCCTCAGGACAGCAGTAGTTTTGAATCCAGAGGAAGTGATGGCGGAACGGTGCTTAAAGTTCAGCCTGTGAAGACTAGTCTTACTCTAAGCTCTCAAGATGATAGCAACCAAGACGATGATGGCCAGGATACCTCTCCAAAATGGCCAGATTCTGGCTCAAGCTCAGAAGAAGAATGTACTACTAGTTATTTAACATTATGCAATGAATATGGTCAAGAAAAGATTGAACCAGGGTCATTGAATGAGGAGCCTTTCCTGAAGACCGAAGGGAATGATGTTACTGCCAAAGCCATTGAGAGCATCCCAGCACACCTCGCTGCTGACAGTGACAGCCCCAGCGCACAGCTGTTCGCTCATGAGCTGAAGTTCTTCCCTGCAAACAATGACCTGGAAGCAGTTAGTTCTCCAAGAACATCTGATTCCCTCAGTAGATCTAAAAACAGCCCCCTGGAATTCTTTAGGATAGATAGTAGAGATAGCACTAGTGAAATCCTAGGACTtgattttggaggaaaaatgtaTAGTCTAAAGTCAGAGCCTTTGAAACCATTTTTTACGCTTTCAGATGGAGACAGCACTTCCAGGGGTTTTAATATCTGTGAAAGCAAGGTTATAGCTCAGGACACCATTAGCGGGGGCTCAGATGACTCTGTCCCAgtcatttcttttaaagatgcTGCTTTTGATGATGTCAGTGGTACTGATGAAGGAAGGCCTGATCTTCTTGTAAATCTACCTGGTGAATTGGAGCCAACAAAAGATGGTGCAGCAATGGGACCTACTAAGTTTACACAGACTAATGTAGGCATAATAGAAAGTAAACTCCTGGAAGCCCCCGATGTTTTATGCCTCAGGCTTAGTACTGATCAGTGCCAAACTCTAGAAGAAAAAGGCTCAGAGGAATTGAGTGATCCCTCTAGGCTTCAACCCCATATTGTAACAGAGAAACACTATGTACAGGGGGGTGTGGGGATGTTATTTGCAGCAGCTGTTGACCGTAGTAGTGCAGGACACATGTCTTTGTTACACAGCTCAGATCCTAACTTTCAAGGACTTGGAGCGGTTGAGTCAGCAATTACTGCAAACAATGCAGAAGAAAACTTATTTCCTATTTCTGACCCACTCTCCGGTGCTAATGAATGTAATGCGAACACAGACACTTTAATAACTGAAGAAGTCTTGCTCTTTGCAGAGCCTGCTGATGATTTGGTTGAAGAGGAACCGACTTTATTTCAGAGAACCTCTGTGACTAAGGGAGCCAGTGCGTTAGCACTAGGAGACGACCAGGAAATACATCAGATTTTTGAGGACCTTGATAAAAAATTAGCACTAAACTCCAGGTTTCACATCCCCGAGGGCTGCATTCAAAGATGGGCAGCTGAAATGGTGGTAGCTCTTGATGCTTTACACAGAGAGGGAATTGTGTGCCGCGATTTGAACCCAAACAACATCTTATTGAATGATAGAG GACACATTCAGCTAACGTATTTTAGCAGGTGGAGTGAGGTTGAAGATTCCTGTGACAGCGATGCCATAGAGAGAATGTACTGTGCTCCAG AGGTTGGAGCAATcactgaagaaactgaagcctgTGATTGGTGGAGTTTGGGTGCTGTCCTCTTTGAACTTCTCACTGGCAAG ACTCTGGTTGAATGCCATCCAGCAGGAATAAATACTCACACTACTTTGAACATGCCAGAATGTGTCTCTGAAGAGGCTCGCTCACTCATTCAACAG CTCTTGCAGTTCAACCCTCTGGAGCGTCTTGGTGCTGGAGTTGCCGGTGTTGAAGATATCAAATCTCATCCATTTTTCACCCCTGTGGACTGGGCAGAACTGACGAGATGA